From one Aquicella lusitana genomic stretch:
- a CDS encoding ZIP family metal transporter, translated as MTLIIFKTIAAVIIFLISVAAVIYPLKTKQEIAPAKLLELGEALASGIFLGVAFFHLLPISISVFHEFFDTVEYPVPEAICMGGFLLLLFLERLSLARSFLQPTHSIPVLLAIVLVIHALTEGAALGIGENISDSLAILIAIIAHKGAASIALCMVLMRYNQAYSRTLLIVILFALMTPIGIAAGTAVEVNTHGREFWIAAFNAFAAGTFIYMSTIHQAQFHQRTEEEAYSMKEFVLFALGLIGMGVLALWT; from the coding sequence GTGACACTAATCATCTTCAAAACCATTGCAGCAGTGATTATTTTCTTGATCAGCGTCGCCGCTGTCATTTACCCGCTTAAAACCAAACAGGAAATCGCGCCCGCCAAATTGCTTGAGCTGGGTGAAGCATTGGCGAGCGGCATCTTTTTAGGAGTGGCCTTCTTTCACCTGCTTCCCATCTCGATCAGCGTTTTTCACGAGTTCTTCGACACTGTAGAATATCCTGTGCCTGAAGCGATTTGCATGGGTGGATTTTTGCTACTGCTTTTTCTGGAGCGGCTTTCGCTCGCGCGATCCTTTCTCCAACCTACCCATTCCATCCCTGTTCTGCTGGCGATCGTGCTAGTCATTCATGCGCTCACCGAAGGCGCAGCATTAGGTATTGGTGAAAATATCAGCGACAGCCTGGCGATACTTATCGCAATCATCGCGCACAAAGGAGCCGCCAGCATTGCTCTGTGCATGGTCCTGATGCGCTACAATCAAGCTTATTCCCGCACGCTTTTAATCGTCATCCTGTTTGCTCTTATGACACCCATCGGCATCGCGGCCGGTACCGCCGTCGAAGTTAACACGCATGGCCGGGAATTCTGGATTGCTGCCTTCAATGCCTTCGCAGCCGGCACTTTTATTTACATGTCCACTATCCATCAAGCCCAATTTCATCAGCGCACAGAAGAAGAAGCTTATTCCATGAAAGAATTTGTGTTGTTCGCACTAGGCTTAATTGGAATGGGGGTACTGGCTTTGTGGACGTAA
- a CDS encoding protein kinase — MLHNDVTDIVTDEELVKGLQIERELKRGAFGIVYKCQITTPELHRKLVKMGICDEKSFDLVMKMTQSGANIEDFKKEGLIADKLRKIALARNEKQHCYNLATPAMLNGNPVILSRFANGGDIHNYCGKKQVTNIEAATYFVSLMKALKILSDNNILHHDIAGRNLLIENGQLVITDYGLSEEMVNGQFVTTSDVGPIRWMDKGRLLYRTSTPASDIYSAKVAMIEILANMCGIMGTSILDGLGSISEVAAAMAKEGEDAVLGKISAKLPQGNELYQAFKPFLTPSTHTGTTAAMVSIDPAKQREADYEVFLKCCQVYAAKNEAFKAVLENSNIHSVLTTSQKIENPDVVIKNMKPASPKPGGPYATPIFMGQNEPERMENITPAASTSGLNQLKDYLKNHDEKEKPAILGKQFITLIQTIENMHKGGDLNLDILGDNIRIDHEGNISLKPSQFKTPIAKAAEANGAPDQGPIRYLDRIRITQRRATTASDFYALKITMLEMIAAACGMPNLSVLQYIDSKYDPKLDVKFHVYYGVEEKGERFIFNQFKQNLEAYLDAHPHPELRQFYEDFKVFLDTNDDVSANPDLQTKQDLENFRVACQRFALHNQSFDSVVKSVFKPDAETKPTMPQTDRIISSPLNHDTIPERQTETTATPKQGVPVTPEPVTPPSAQSAFQDLFDKARTGALETKPDKLPDFNFNKSSIQTDLAAAHNYIKALQKDGFYVYQDKGNEQLVKYNPDAPLDPLNPIHPHEAEIQAMRFLRGMLIIAENSHDKDREKLLHEIKLAYNVYLYRLEKNPAEVADHTHQLAEAFASILLANQGLSDIKKARKQVFMAHDIAILVENHPPVITVSQSDKKVTIEKASHLPISPAYYDKHFSQVRKQPWFKDACGYGGIDSSKDNWLSQFFSKNLDELKKRGLPAPSSARWLPLPGNSQLIETHVANIDANDHLATGLTTSFVRMGTVTPLLIKDKKTRKALATEQLKEIIKAEIDARIKAFKEIYGAYGEKDFYINYQSLLSPWKLEEYGPHKDNNAKFVQMGKEAMEAISKEMKQVDGINLHFYQTNAAINKRTVIGENEIENPLIQSDKKDMVIRRKKLVAAQKTLKNLLVLRDELDLFREDSLIKNRLLPDLNKGKFSRIKNPLSAELQLEVAIRLQAGLYLTKLLDGEEPYKSLPPYKRNLMMTTLETLLMGSQSLTLAGCKSARDRTAIYAAALKTMQENPKAMYDWETLNEGIIKSLIQGHHFRAALWHAATAKVSAVSNYYMEQLPDATQEAIENYKRFTKSLGSPEEYAAKLEKKLLKKAKAEKPDVVDLSDIMVSGELERESTLTEEQDSQKKSPYDPIPQPQDVIRPTPNESDSVVFNPMPHQDTVATSEHRHEEVVTEHEQPATSNHYEKLPDVEKPKEVDLKQQSAVLTEFYASEKKFRNDMETFVNFFGDLNNPENHQYLNRGELPENELAFLKTFLIPYQLAATNPYGERPQDNNEAIQTIVAVIFKDLDILFKSVISNPIEYKKFVALVDYVDTQGGFKEIQHLGISSFAIKLQQRIMKYPLLLKEITDTVPESHPFYALLVDARDKVIQAVKYINEHERNNAEKDIIVNTTYLNDLTTAIKKQINNISDYGKKNSNPQRKQIVQKILSSLEVKPTLADKLTYLHTILDPRSPEAKIIDHHLNVKNYFRKTSLRIKLENLAELLSEANRQAKTYEELTTAQAPHFDHEPSNAEVRDSLSKMHDNMSPEFKVGQKKAAKDPSSGVYEFPYSYEDKDKQHYKIQPVTYQPAKTDPQKNIAAVITSNIMNALINIKNSSASAFFAVPTASTGEEATPTGDNLYVGTVAIDNATDLFRVLNHPARSELTEAFCKTDINGKVTYDANHRKEPVFANFAPIAVASLLTGSFNVSPGNFSIATAETTQKSDIEKRLSELNNVPAVDGEVLRLFLKGTDLPQIITDIANNELGKMSLAALEGLAAFLKIKLDYTAVVAKATEEGLSNIEIEKAKKKEAAEQIKYYFIRKGIIEGKLVKNSHTDALRDLGTELHLHAVAKHPLAASPTDHLRQFPRDFKINPAFAKELERQANVDEELTAAIIKSMAELEHFCTAEFIMDFARELSPDFKIDQLLSDSLKEIGLPVHSSHGKINFERYNEKDSVIVKAALVELTQNFLLARMKVRQEEAKRLAMEIKLSLCLQKQPDGDFKPVTITHEGESYDIASLIEQDPVYFLKGDFHFRGSDQRTVIFGPINTKFLLEEKLTNIVNQELVKPEHLGAISKAAVNKLSAPADMSVLNLVFDNAVLMQNRDQVMNALAAQIQNSDTASVLEDAIFSDDKQFDKYRNDYMELWLRSTPKTSLVAIDRILNDRTFIKNQKEALNTISKCLAENKDLLDNFANRARMALETGENSVQHAELVELWVKSTLAMAKNKPDIVAIRKLLLFFTAKEMQPYTAQYSKEISMLNNYLRQENTSSMLVNLIDQLIDLLNILLHIQQQQDNEVKSKPSIEALEVRPKHSPTLFGQPKPVARDEEASNRKVLTPTQKNNE; from the coding sequence ATGTTGCATAATGATGTTACTGACATAGTAACGGATGAGGAGTTAGTAAAAGGATTACAAATAGAAAGAGAATTGAAACGTGGTGCTTTTGGCATAGTTTATAAATGTCAAATTACTACTCCTGAATTGCATCGAAAATTGGTCAAAATGGGTATTTGCGACGAGAAGAGTTTTGATCTTGTCATGAAAATGACTCAAAGTGGCGCTAACATCGAAGATTTTAAAAAAGAAGGCTTGATAGCTGATAAATTAAGAAAAATCGCCCTTGCCCGCAACGAAAAACAGCATTGTTATAATCTAGCAACACCCGCCATGTTAAATGGAAACCCAGTCATTCTTTCTCGTTTTGCTAACGGCGGCGATATACATAACTACTGTGGGAAAAAACAGGTTACAAATATTGAAGCTGCAACGTATTTTGTTTCTCTAATGAAGGCGCTCAAAATACTCAGTGACAATAATATATTGCATCATGATATAGCGGGGAGAAACCTTTTAATTGAAAACGGCCAACTTGTTATAACGGATTACGGTCTCAGTGAGGAAATGGTAAACGGTCAATTTGTCACCACTTCCGATGTCGGCCCAATCAGATGGATGGATAAAGGGCGATTGCTTTACAGGACAAGCACCCCTGCTTCCGATATTTATTCCGCAAAGGTCGCCATGATAGAAATCCTCGCCAATATGTGCGGAATAATGGGGACATCTATACTGGACGGTCTGGGTAGTATCTCAGAAGTTGCAGCCGCGATGGCTAAAGAAGGAGAAGATGCAGTTCTAGGAAAAATTTCGGCAAAACTTCCTCAGGGGAATGAATTATATCAAGCTTTCAAACCGTTTCTTACTCCGTCCACACATACGGGCACTACCGCTGCCATGGTATCAATTGATCCTGCCAAACAAAGAGAAGCTGATTACGAGGTTTTTCTGAAATGTTGCCAGGTCTATGCAGCAAAAAATGAGGCATTTAAAGCTGTATTAGAAAATAGCAATATTCATTCAGTATTAACCACTTCGCAAAAAATAGAAAATCCGGACGTGGTTATCAAGAACATGAAACCAGCCTCACCCAAACCAGGCGGACCTTATGCGACTCCGATATTCATGGGCCAAAATGAGCCCGAACGCATGGAAAATATTACTCCCGCTGCTTCCACCAGCGGGCTTAATCAGCTTAAAGATTACCTGAAGAATCATGATGAAAAAGAAAAGCCAGCCATCCTTGGTAAGCAGTTTATTACGTTAATACAGACGATAGAAAACATGCATAAAGGCGGCGATTTAAATCTTGATATATTGGGCGATAATATAAGAATTGATCACGAAGGAAATATATCCCTTAAACCTTCCCAATTCAAAACACCCATCGCAAAAGCAGCTGAGGCAAATGGTGCGCCAGATCAAGGACCCATTAGATATTTAGACAGAATTCGCATCACACAAAGAAGAGCAACCACTGCATCTGATTTTTATGCACTCAAAATCACTATGCTAGAGATGATCGCGGCTGCCTGCGGGATGCCAAACCTAAGCGTCTTACAGTACATTGATAGTAAATATGATCCGAAACTAGATGTAAAATTCCACGTTTACTATGGTGTGGAAGAAAAAGGTGAACGGTTCATCTTTAATCAGTTCAAACAAAATCTGGAAGCTTATCTTGATGCGCACCCCCATCCGGAACTGAGGCAATTTTACGAAGACTTTAAAGTTTTTCTTGATACAAATGACGATGTTAGTGCAAATCCTGATTTACAAACCAAACAAGACCTTGAAAATTTCAGGGTAGCTTGTCAGCGCTTTGCCCTACATAATCAATCTTTTGATAGCGTGGTGAAAAGCGTATTTAAACCAGATGCAGAAACAAAACCAACGATGCCACAAACAGACCGTATCATTTCTTCACCGCTTAATCATGACACGATTCCGGAAAGGCAGACGGAAACGACCGCTACTCCTAAACAGGGCGTTCCTGTTACGCCAGAACCCGTTACGCCTCCATCCGCGCAATCTGCATTTCAGGATTTATTCGATAAAGCCCGTACCGGCGCGCTCGAAACTAAACCCGATAAATTACCGGATTTCAACTTTAATAAATCGTCCATTCAAACCGATCTGGCCGCCGCGCACAATTACATCAAGGCGCTTCAGAAAGACGGGTTTTATGTCTATCAGGACAAAGGCAATGAACAATTAGTAAAATACAATCCTGATGCGCCCCTGGATCCTCTTAATCCTATCCATCCACATGAAGCAGAAATCCAGGCCATGCGTTTTTTGCGCGGGATGCTAATTATTGCAGAAAACAGTCATGACAAAGACAGAGAAAAACTGCTTCATGAGATTAAGCTAGCTTATAACGTTTATCTTTATCGCCTAGAAAAAAATCCAGCAGAGGTTGCCGACCATACACATCAGCTTGCGGAAGCATTTGCCAGTATTTTGTTGGCAAATCAAGGCCTGAGTGACATCAAAAAAGCACGCAAACAGGTGTTCATGGCACATGATATTGCCATTCTGGTAGAAAATCATCCGCCTGTTATCACCGTGTCACAATCTGACAAGAAGGTCACCATCGAAAAAGCCTCGCACCTCCCGATCAGCCCTGCATATTATGACAAACATTTTTCACAAGTTAGGAAGCAACCCTGGTTTAAAGACGCTTGCGGATATGGCGGAATTGATTCGTCCAAAGATAATTGGTTATCTCAATTCTTTTCAAAAAACCTGGATGAATTAAAAAAGCGCGGCCTGCCTGCACCGAGTTCCGCACGCTGGCTACCTTTACCGGGAAATTCCCAATTAATTGAAACCCACGTTGCCAATATTGATGCCAATGACCATCTTGCTACAGGCTTGACGACAAGTTTCGTCCGCATGGGCACCGTTACACCACTTCTTATTAAAGATAAAAAAACTCGCAAGGCGCTCGCCACTGAGCAATTAAAAGAAATTATAAAAGCTGAAATCGATGCACGTATAAAGGCGTTCAAGGAAATTTATGGCGCCTATGGCGAAAAAGATTTTTATATCAATTATCAGTCATTACTCTCGCCATGGAAATTAGAAGAATACGGTCCGCACAAGGACAACAACGCCAAATTTGTGCAAATGGGCAAAGAAGCCATGGAGGCTATTTCTAAGGAGATGAAACAGGTTGATGGCATTAACCTACATTTTTATCAGACAAATGCAGCGATCAATAAACGAACCGTCATCGGCGAAAATGAAATTGAAAACCCGCTGATACAATCAGATAAAAAGGATATGGTTATCCGCCGTAAAAAACTGGTCGCGGCTCAAAAAACCTTGAAGAACCTTTTGGTTTTAAGGGATGAACTTGATTTATTTAGAGAAGATAGCCTAATAAAAAATAGACTTCTGCCGGATTTAAATAAAGGTAAATTTTCACGAATAAAGAATCCGTTGAGTGCAGAACTGCAGCTTGAAGTCGCAATCCGCCTGCAAGCCGGCTTGTACTTAACCAAACTGCTTGACGGTGAGGAACCCTACAAAAGTCTCCCACCATATAAACGCAACCTGATGATGACTACACTGGAAACCCTGTTGATGGGAAGTCAGTCATTGACACTTGCAGGCTGCAAAAGCGCGAGAGACCGAACTGCCATTTATGCCGCTGCATTAAAAACCATGCAGGAAAACCCGAAGGCCATGTATGACTGGGAAACACTCAATGAAGGCATCATCAAATCATTGATACAAGGACACCACTTCCGCGCTGCACTCTGGCATGCTGCTACTGCCAAAGTAAGCGCTGTCAGTAACTACTACATGGAACAATTACCGGATGCGACACAAGAAGCGATTGAAAACTACAAACGGTTCACCAAATCCCTGGGCAGCCCGGAGGAATACGCAGCCAAGTTAGAAAAGAAACTATTAAAGAAAGCTAAAGCTGAAAAACCCGACGTAGTTGACCTATCCGACATAATGGTTTCCGGCGAACTGGAACGGGAAAGCACGCTCACTGAGGAACAGGATTCTCAAAAAAAGAGCCCCTATGACCCAATACCTCAACCGCAGGATGTTATCAGACCCACGCCAAATGAGTCGGATTCAGTAGTATTCAACCCCATGCCTCATCAGGATACTGTCGCAACATCCGAACATAGGCACGAAGAAGTTGTGACAGAACATGAACAGCCAGCGACATCAAACCATTATGAAAAACTTCCTGATGTCGAAAAGCCAAAAGAAGTTGATCTTAAACAACAAAGCGCCGTCCTGACAGAGTTTTATGCTTCTGAAAAAAAATTCCGGAACGACATGGAAACTTTTGTTAACTTCTTTGGCGATCTGAATAATCCGGAAAATCATCAGTACCTAAATAGGGGCGAATTACCCGAAAACGAGCTTGCCTTCCTCAAAACCTTTTTGATTCCGTATCAATTGGCGGCAACAAACCCTTATGGGGAGAGACCTCAGGATAATAATGAGGCTATACAAACTATCGTTGCGGTTATTTTCAAAGACCTCGACATCTTATTCAAAAGCGTTATAAGCAATCCGATTGAATACAAAAAATTTGTTGCTCTTGTGGATTACGTTGATACGCAAGGCGGATTCAAGGAAATTCAGCATTTGGGCATTAGTTCTTTTGCTATCAAATTGCAACAGCGCATCATGAAATATCCTTTATTATTAAAAGAAATTACTGATACCGTGCCGGAAAGCCATCCCTTTTATGCGCTTCTTGTCGACGCACGTGATAAAGTTATACAAGCAGTTAAATACATCAATGAGCATGAAAGAAATAATGCTGAAAAGGATATCATTGTCAATACAACTTATTTAAACGATTTAACTACTGCAATAAAAAAACAGATAAACAACATCAGTGATTATGGAAAGAAAAATTCCAACCCGCAGCGTAAGCAAATCGTTCAAAAAATACTTTCATCTCTGGAGGTAAAACCTACTTTGGCAGATAAGTTAACTTATCTGCATACCATTTTAGATCCTCGCTCCCCTGAGGCTAAAATTATTGACCATCACTTAAATGTTAAAAATTATTTCCGCAAAACCTCATTACGAATAAAGTTGGAAAATTTAGCTGAGTTACTTTCGGAAGCTAATCGTCAGGCCAAAACTTACGAAGAGCTCACCACCGCCCAGGCTCCTCATTTTGATCACGAGCCTTCTAATGCTGAAGTGCGGGATAGTTTAAGCAAAATGCATGACAACATGAGCCCTGAATTTAAGGTCGGGCAAAAAAAAGCGGCCAAAGATCCATCCAGCGGCGTTTATGAATTTCCTTATAGCTATGAAGACAAGGATAAGCAGCATTACAAAATTCAACCGGTAACATACCAGCCGGCAAAAACAGATCCTCAAAAAAATATTGCCGCCGTTATCACCAGCAACATCATGAATGCGCTGATCAATATCAAAAACAGTAGCGCATCGGCCTTTTTTGCGGTTCCCACAGCAAGCACGGGAGAAGAAGCAACACCTACTGGCGATAATCTCTATGTAGGCACAGTAGCCATCGATAATGCCACTGATTTGTTTCGCGTATTAAACCATCCAGCAAGAAGCGAGCTGACAGAAGCTTTCTGCAAAACCGACATTAACGGCAAGGTCACCTACGATGCCAACCATCGAAAAGAACCCGTCTTCGCCAATTTTGCGCCCATTGCTGTCGCATCACTTTTGACGGGCAGCTTCAATGTTTCGCCCGGTAATTTCAGCATAGCAACAGCTGAAACCACTCAAAAAAGCGACATCGAGAAAAGATTAAGCGAGCTGAATAATGTTCCGGCTGTTGATGGCGAAGTGTTACGTCTCTTTCTGAAAGGCACTGATTTGCCACAAATTATTACGGATATCGCCAATAATGAGCTAGGCAAGATGAGTCTAGCGGCACTGGAAGGCCTCGCTGCTTTCCTTAAAATCAAGCTCGATTACACAGCCGTTGTTGCAAAAGCCACCGAAGAAGGCCTAAGCAATATAGAAATTGAAAAAGCCAAGAAAAAGGAAGCCGCCGAGCAAATCAAATATTATTTCATTCGCAAAGGCATCATTGAAGGCAAGCTTGTTAAAAATTCACATACTGATGCGCTAAGAGATCTAGGCACCGAATTACACCTGCATGCCGTTGCTAAACATCCTTTAGCCGCAAGCCCAACTGATCATCTTCGTCAATTCCCACGTGACTTCAAGATCAATCCGGCATTCGCAAAAGAACTGGAAAGGCAAGCAAACGTCGACGAAGAGTTGACAGCCGCTATTATCAAATCCATGGCGGAACTAGAACATTTTTGCACGGCTGAATTTATTATGGATTTTGCCAGAGAACTGAGCCCCGACTTTAAAATCGATCAGCTTTTATCCGATTCACTTAAGGAAATAGGGCTGCCAGTCCATTCTTCTCATGGAAAAATCAATTTCGAACGTTATAACGAGAAAGATAGTGTCATTGTAAAAGCAGCACTGGTAGAGCTAACACAGAACTTCCTCCTTGCCAGAATGAAAGTCCGACAGGAAGAGGCGAAAAGGCTTGCCATGGAAATCAAATTGAGCCTTTGCCTTCAAAAACAACCCGATGGAGATTTCAAACCCGTTACTATCACGCATGAGGGAGAGAGTTACGATATCGCGTCATTAATTGAGCAGGATCCTGTTTATTTCCTGAAAGGCGATTTTCACTTCCGCGGCAGCGATCAACGCACGGTCATTTTTGGCCCGATCAATACAAAATTTCTCTTGGAAGAAAAACTCACGAATATCGTCAATCAGGAGCTAGTCAAACCAGAACATCTCGGTGCCATTAGCAAAGCAGCTGTAAATAAATTGTCTGCGCCAGCCGACATGAGCGTACTCAATCTGGTTTTTGACAATGCGGTGCTGATGCAAAACCGCGACCAAGTCATGAATGCGCTTGCCGCCCAGATTCAAAATAGCGACACCGCTTCCGTACTCGAAGATGCCATCTTTAGCGATGACAAGCAGTTTGACAAATACCGCAATGACTATATGGAACTGTGGCTGCGTTCAACACCGAAAACATCGCTCGTTGCCATTGATCGAATCCTGAATGACAGAACGTTTATAAAAAACCAAAAGGAAGCTTTAAATACGATCTCGAAATGCCTCGCCGAAAACAAAGATTTGCTTGATAACTTTGCCAATAGGGCCAGAATGGCATTAGAAACGGGCGAAAATTCAGTTCAGCATGCTGAACTCGTAGAGCTTTGGGTCAAGTCCACGCTTGCCATGGCTAAAAACAAACCCGACATAGTTGCCATCAGAAAACTGCTTCTATTTTTTACTGCCAAAGAAATGCAGCCTTATACAGCGCAATATTCAAAAGAAATCAGCATGCTCAACAATTATCTACGCCAGGAAAACACCAGCAGCATGCTCGTCAATCTAATTGATCAACTTATTGACCTGCTTAATATATTACTCCACATCCAACAGCAACAGGACAATGAAGTCAAATCGAAACCATCTATTGAAGCGCTGGAAGTACGACCGAAACATAGCCCAACTCTATTTGGCCAGCCAAAACCTGTTGCAAGGGATGAAGAAGCGTCAAATAGAAAAGTGCTTACCCCAACTCAAAAAAATAACGAATGA
- a CDS encoding site-2 protease family protein, producing the protein MLTLWPELDSRDCVAMELSVIQKIAIWILPLLFAITLHEVAHGWVASYFGDQTARLSGRLSLNPIKHIDPFGTVIMPLMLLLLTQFQFAFGWAKPVPVDMRNLNHPRRDMALVALAGPMANVLMALFWGAMMKVGMLSYDGGNFWLGVPLMYMGNAGVMINIVLGVLNLVPLPPLDGGKIMMSLVPPHVAFRLSLVIEPYGFLILILLLVTGILSSVISPFVYLLVNLINNLYGLY; encoded by the coding sequence ATGTTAACCTTGTGGCCTGAATTAGATAGTAGAGATTGTGTTGCCATGGAATTATCCGTTATCCAAAAAATTGCCATATGGATCCTCCCTCTTCTCTTTGCGATCACTTTGCATGAAGTAGCGCACGGCTGGGTCGCTTCCTATTTTGGTGACCAGACTGCGCGTTTATCCGGCCGGTTGAGCTTAAATCCGATCAAGCATATCGATCCGTTTGGCACGGTCATCATGCCGCTGATGCTGCTCCTTTTGACACAGTTTCAATTTGCCTTTGGGTGGGCGAAACCAGTGCCGGTCGACATGCGCAATCTCAACCATCCCCGCCGTGATATGGCGCTGGTTGCGCTGGCAGGCCCGATGGCGAATGTGTTGATGGCCCTGTTTTGGGGCGCCATGATGAAAGTGGGTATGCTAAGTTACGATGGCGGGAATTTTTGGCTGGGGGTGCCGCTTATGTACATGGGTAATGCGGGTGTTATGATCAACATTGTGCTGGGCGTTTTAAATTTAGTACCGCTGCCGCCGCTCGATGGAGGCAAAATCATGATGAGCCTGGTGCCGCCCCATGTGGCTTTTAGGCTGAGTTTGGTAATAGAGCCTTACGGTTTCCTGATTCTCATTTTGCTCCTGGTCACTGGCATCCTTTCCAGCGTCATTTCACCTTTTGTTTATCTACTGGTGAATCTGATTAACAATTTGTATGGGTTGTATTAA
- a CDS encoding malate dehydrogenase: MNKRIRVAITGAAGQIGYALVFRVASGQMFGPDTEVELRLLELEQALPSLKGVAMELNDCAFPLLKKVTVTSDLKEAMTDVNWAVLVGSVPRKQGMERADLLGINGKIFTAQGKAINDYAASDVRVFVVGNPCNTNCLIAMHSAPDVPRDRFYAMTMLDELRARSQLAIKAGVDVTAVTQMVIWGNHSTTQYPDFYNARINGQPTTEVITDINWLQNEFIPIVQNRGAEVIKARGASSAASAANAALMSVYHLTHDTVQGEAFSVARCSQGEYGIDEGLIFSFPCRTEGGKLKVITGLTHNEFGQQKIQITLDELRKERDTVKELGLI, from the coding sequence ATGAATAAGCGTATAAGAGTTGCCATTACTGGCGCGGCTGGACAAATAGGGTATGCACTGGTTTTTCGTGTTGCTTCGGGGCAAATGTTTGGTCCGGATACGGAAGTGGAATTAAGGCTGCTTGAACTTGAGCAGGCACTGCCTTCCTTAAAAGGCGTGGCGATGGAGCTGAATGATTGTGCGTTCCCGCTTTTGAAGAAAGTGACGGTTACTTCAGACCTCAAGGAAGCCATGACCGATGTAAACTGGGCCGTGCTGGTTGGGTCAGTGCCAAGAAAGCAGGGGATGGAGCGTGCCGATCTGCTTGGCATTAACGGTAAGATTTTTACCGCGCAGGGCAAAGCGATTAACGATTATGCCGCTTCAGATGTGCGTGTGTTTGTTGTGGGTAATCCTTGCAATACGAACTGTCTGATTGCCATGCATAGCGCACCGGATGTGCCGCGCGACCGCTTTTATGCGATGACCATGCTGGATGAATTACGCGCGCGCAGCCAGCTGGCTATCAAGGCGGGTGTCGATGTGACAGCGGTGACACAGATGGTGATTTGGGGCAATCATTCTACTACCCAATATCCGGATTTTTATAATGCTAGAATTAATGGCCAGCCGACGACGGAAGTCATTACCGATATCAACTGGCTGCAAAACGAATTTATTCCTATCGTGCAAAACCGTGGCGCAGAAGTGATCAAGGCACGCGGTGCGTCCTCTGCTGCTTCGGCTGCCAATGCGGCACTCATGTCGGTTTATCACCTTACACATGATACCGTGCAAGGCGAAGCCTTCTCGGTGGCGCGCTGTTCGCAGGGAGAATATGGCATAGACGAAGGGTTGATTTTCTCCTTCCCCTGCCGTACAGAAGGCGGCAAGCTCAAGGTGATTACCGGATTGACGCATAATGAGTTTGGGCAGCAAAAAATACAGATTACGCTTGATGAGCTCCGTAAAGAGCGTGATACAGTGAAGGAATTAGGGTTGATCTAA